A DNA window from Naumovozyma dairenensis CBS 421 chromosome 7, complete genome contains the following coding sequences:
- the BST1 gene encoding Bst1p (similar to Saccharomyces cerevisiae BST1 (YFL025C); ancestral locus Anc_8.46): protein MGVRKLLAGLSRNVLIPYGLSNSRESSTSPSDSNATLRKKEPKDSKSRNANIEKILTHGSKNVKIVTLLGSFFIILITLVTLFRPFSGADLPQCQGIYMYPSYARIDGFDTRYTPLAKKYHLYLYREQGKDKIPANNTHIKLDGIPVLFIPGNAGSFRQVRSIASACANKYFDSPNEIMKENAKNLDFFAADFNEDYTAFHGGTMLDQAEYLNDAIRYILELYEQTNGFDGRPIPKSVLILGHSMGGMVARVMPTLRNHIHGSINSIITLSTPHGAAPVTFDGDILKIYKKTNDYWRAQYADKDSFFSKHVSLISITGGILDTVLPADYAMVSDLIPPENGFTTFTTTIPGVWTPIDHLAIVWCKQLREVIATLLLETVDDSVPDKTVSLEERMHISKKLLLSGFEDYSMNEKAILNPSTYGKIMDTDFSMGMNLINLDDQFTITKENIDSTEAYSKIFIPTEGDNFSFTLLTSLANPKVRFCKEHVIIKNIKDLKCASITDDISVIPNSFSINSYAADSSFANEQSPFKMLSYDKDILSQYDFIIIEKPNELDDDSDFLTAILTMAPTSRTIPIKPRNVMFFGHTISLNTNTLAVEELELPELWDSLISYKIQASVENTKEKPLLFEPLIRQSVDEPFETKWHLGLGKDDIDVSVHNVAPFIPLNETKPRPIRLSVIMPPNINVHLKLKINWLLTIKLLFIRYRLAIASFPIFIIALAMAYQFHHYNETAIFLSFHSSLSYIIQEWGFFLLFVLFILSPIVNNRTVQRILYLLDPLKLNRPFLLEKEHIHANFYYLGIQEWFASGLGTIFGLMSFALLYVLAAGLALIEKSVHYFSKNRPEGLVEATTPNCPPMDTKLFQKKHIIPGILLNIMVISYIPYQLAFIMLFLAQVVICIKIGYMKKCRDYANIRNYNMSILVLFLFVSIIDAPIIIVFLHNVGIRWETSFRSHHNILSVTPIILLVCSNANLNIPSRVSSNSFDGKVTIALLLYSGIFSLIYGLRNLYWVHDLLNIISAWLFYSILRNRLMQNKPKELTNDTDNSTYEMNRLSD, encoded by the coding sequence ATGGGTGTACGAAAGTTGTTGGCAGGTTTATCACGGAATGTACTGATACCGTATGgtctttcaaattcaagagAAAGTAGTACTTCGCCATCTGATTCTAATGCAACATTGAGAAAGAAGGAACCTAAAGATTCGAAAAGTAGGAATGCAAATAtcgaaaaaatattaacaCATGGGAGTAAGAATGTGAAAATAGTGACCCTTTTAGGGtcatttttcataattttaATCACATTGGTTACTTTATTTCGTCCATTTTCTGGAGCTGATTTACCGCAATGCCAGGGCATTTACATGTACCCGTCATATGCCAGAATTGATGGATTTGATACAAGATACACTCCCCTAGCCAAAAAATACCATCTATACTTATACAGAGAGCAAGGGAAAGATAAAATACCAGCGAATAATACACATATAAAATTGGATGGGATTCCGGTATTGTTTATTCCCGGTAATGCAGGAAGTTTTCGTCAAGTGAGGTCAATCGCGTCAGCATGTgctaataaatattttgattcaCCAAATGAGATTATGAAAGAAAACGCAAAAAATCTAGACTTCTTTGCAGCTGATTTTAATGAAGATTATACCGCATTCCATGGAGGTACCATGCTTGATCAAGCAGAGTATTTGAATGATGCAATACGATACATCTTGGAACTTTATGAACAAACAAATGGATTTGACGGAAGACCAATTCCTAAATCTGTTTTGATATTGGGACACTCTATGGGAGGTATGGTGGCTCGTGTAATGCCAACGTTACGAAACCATATCCATGGTTCTATAAATTCTATAATAACTTTATCAACACCTCATGGTGCCGCTCCCGTTACATTTGATGGagatattttgaagatttacaaaaagACCAATGATTATTGGAGAGCTCAATATGCTGATAAAGATTCCTTTTTCTCTAAACATGTTTCATTAATCTCAATCACTGGAGGCATACTAGATACTGTTTTACCTGCCGATTATGCAATGGTGTCTGATCTAATTCCGCCCGAAAATGGGTTTACAACATTCACAACAACTATTCCGGGTGTATGGACACCCATCGACCATTTAGCAATTGTTTGGTGTAAGCAACTAAGAGAAGTCATTGCCACTTTGTTATTAGAAACTGTCGATGATTCTGTGCCTGATAAAACTGTTTCTCTTGAAGAAAGAATGCATATCtctaaaaaattattgttatccGGTTTTGAAGATTACTCCATGAATGAAAAGGCAATTTTGAATCCAAGTACTTATGGTAAAATCATGGATACAGATTTTTCTATGGGTATGAACTTGATTAACCTCGATGATCAATTTACCATAACTAAAGAAAACATAGATTCAACCGAGGCatattcaaagatattCATACCTACTGAAGGTGATAACTTTTCGTTTACTCTATTAACTTCATTGGCAAATCCGAAGGTACGTTTCTGTAAAGAGCACGttataataaagaatataaaggATCTCAAATGTGCCAGTATTACCGATGATATATCTGTAATTCCAAATTCCTTTTCTATTAACAGCTATGCGGCGGATTCCTCTTTTGCCAATGAGCAATCTCCTTTCAAAATGTTATCTTATGACAAAGACATTTTAAGTCAATACGActttataataattgagAAACCAAACGAACTGGATGATGATTCAGATTTCTTGACGGCTATTTTGACAATGGCTCCTACGAGTAGAACTATCCCTATCAAACCACGGAACGTTATGTTCTTCGGTCATACCATATCATTAAACACCAATACATTAGCTGTAGAGGAATTAGAGTTGCCAGAACTTTGGGATTCTTTGATCTCTTATAAGATTCAAGCATCAGTTGAAAATACCAAAGAAAAACCCTTACTTTTCGAACCACTTATTCGTCAATCTGTAGATGAGCcctttgaaacaaaatgGCATCTGGGTCTTGGTAAGGACGATATCGACGTCAGTGTTCACAATGTGGCGCCATTTATTCCACTAAATGAAACCAAACCTAGACCAATAAGACTTTCCGTCATTATGCCACCAAATATAAATGTACATTTGAAACTAAAAATTAATTGGCTATTAACTATCAAACTGCTTTTCATAAGATATAGATTGGCCATTGCATCTTTTCCGATCTTCATCATTGCATTGGCAATGGcttatcaatttcatcactATAATGAGACAGCTATCTTTCTCAGTTTTCATTCATCCTTAAGTTACATTATTCAAGAATGGggtttctttcttttatttgtgCTTTTCATATTAAGTCCCATTGTAAATAATCGAACCGTTCAAAGaattttgtatttattAGATCCTCTAAAGTTAAATCGTCCATTTTTGTTAGAAAAAGAACATATTCATGCAaacttttattatttgggTATCCAGGAATGGTTTGCTTCTGGATTAGGCACTATATTTGGCCTCATGTCCTTTGCGTTATTGTATGTTTTAGCTGCTGGATTAGCGTTGATCGAGAAAAGTGTTCACTATTTTAGTAAAAATCGCCCTGAAGGATTGGTAGAAGCTACTACTCCTAACTGCCCACCTATGGATAcaaaattgtttcaaaagaaacataTCATTCCTGGTATTCTGCTGAATATTATGGTGATATCCTACATACCTTACCAGCTGGCATTTATAATGCTATTTTTGGCACAGGTTGTCATCTGTATTAAAATTGGATATATGAAGAAATGTAGGGACTATGCCAATATCCGTAACTATAACATGTCAATACtggttttatttttgtttgtttccATTATTGACGCACCTATCATCATTGTATTTTTACATAATGTAGGTATTAGATGGGAAACTTCATTTAGATCGCatcataatattttatcgGTCACACCAATCATACTGCTAGTTTGTTCCAATGCAAACTTGAATATTCCTAGTCGTGTCTCATCTAACTCATTTGATGGCAAAGTCACGATCGCATTACTGCTTTATTCTGGTATCTTCAGTTTGATATACGGCCTGAGGAATTTATACTGGGTTCATGATCTACTAAACATAATATCTGCATGGCTATTTTATAgtatattaagaaatagACTTATGCAGAATAAGCCCAAAGAACTAACCAATGATACTGATAATAGTACTTATGAAATGAACAGATTAAGTGATTAG
- the EPL1 gene encoding Epl1p (similar to Saccharomyces cerevisiae EPL1 (YFL024C); ancestral locus Anc_8.47), translating to MPSKPPQANKTKAAKNNVNNNKNNSKSNVAGAARFRHRKISVKQQLRIYKHTDIRNLDEDELQQREVADVETGVEKSEEKEVHLHHILQLGSSQINSVKKKYIPTPDASLKWKDYAQFYVGKFSEPKSYIEFSATVEDCCGASYNMDEKDENFLNDVVNNKENAEKLSEDEFEILCTCFENAIHERQPFLSMDPESILDFNELKPTLLKADFGDSGLRAQLATELGYSSNEKFITQFDSKSQSNTRSLPILIEKYGTQIYDYWKARKIEVEGKEIFPQLKFERPGEKEEVDPYVCFRRREVRHPRKTRRIDVINSQKLRLLRQELEHAKELALLVARREKISSDLLHDDMAILKERSELKKLKRSLNISGEDEDLINHKRKRPAVLTIERKRMEAEAFAARNAALQAAAAKSVASDVAAKKSNKNKISKNKLEQLSKSGQKLTKQQLLLLRAQKNADIKLEDEQLLTDKQDQQHQQQKQQQQNGIHVYVKLPSSKVPDLVLEDVDNLLSDKENNARKFVRERMEKRRQEDANNFFNLTDDPYNPIFDISLPGEISPSSEPFSSISSSRFEITRSYYTPHLADYLSGTAKDIKLFGKEGEKITQNANNLKKTELYDPFRPKKEINSQEYPVKFRSRIGRLGIQYIDRKPNIKLDDIDNMMDEVFDFQSISKQENDKRSDGEAINVYDSKLDELVRTYDKWHYDSLSNDYGLKFSDEPSRLNQIPNETQAIRFGTMLGSKAYEQLREATFRCRREYIQKMRQQKLNNQNQIKSQQIPNGTAPLPPLGTPSVQPSQLSSKSNTPNPSSNSTSVIYRN from the coding sequence ATGCCTTCTAAGCCTCCACAAGCAAATAAAACTAAAGCGGCTAAAAATAATGTCAACAacaataagaataatagtAAGAGTAATGTAGCTGGGGCAGCAAGGTTCAGACATCGTAAGATATCAGTGAAGCAACAACTGCGAATATACAAGCATACTGACATACGAAATTTGgacgaagatgaattgCAACAACGGGAAGTAGCGGATGTCGAGACTGGTGTTGAGAAAAGTGAAGAGAAAGAAGTTCATTTAcatcatattttacaattgGGTAGTAGTCAAATTAATAGTGTCAAGAAAAAGTATATTCCTACGCCGGACGCATCTTTGAAATGGAAGGATTATGCTCAATTTTATGTGGGTAAGTTTTCTGAACCTAAGAGctatattgaattttctgCTACGGTGGAAGATTGTTGTGGCGCTAGTTATAATATGGATGAAAAAGATGAGAATTTTCTTAATGATGTGGTAAATAACAAGGAAAATGCAGAGAAGTTAAGTGAAGATGAGTTCGAAATATTATGTACTTGTTTCGAAAATGCTATCCATGAACGTCAACCATTTCTCAGTATGGATCCTGAAAGTATATTggatttcaatgaattaaaaCCTACGCTACTGAAAGCCGATTTTGGTGATTCTGGGTTGAGAGCTCAATTAGCTACTGAACTTGGATATTCCTCGAATGAGAAGTTTATAACACAGTTTGATTCTAAGTCACAATCGAATACAAGATCATTACCAATTCTGATAGAGAAATATGGAACACAAATCTATGATTATTGGAAAGCAAGGAAAATTGAAGTAGAGGGTAAGGAAATTTTCCctcaattgaaatttgaaaggCCAGGCGAAAAGGAAGAAGTGGATCCATATGTCTGTTTCCGTAGACGTGAAGTCAGGCATCCAAGGAAAACTAGACGTATAGATGTGATAAATAGCCAAAAATTGAGACTTCTACGACAAGAATTAGAACATGCTAAAGAACTGGCTCTGTTAGTGGCTAGACGTGAAAAGATATCTTCTGATTTGTTACACGATGATATGGCGATCTTAAAGGAAAGAAGCGAActcaagaaattgaagcgttctttgaatattagTGGAGAAGATGAGgatctaataaatcataAGAGAAAACGTCCTGCTGTACTaactattgaaagaaagagaaTGGAAGCGGAAGCTTTTGCAGCAAGAAATGCGGCTCTACAGGCTGCAGCAGCAAAATCAGTAGCTTCAGACGTAGCAGCcaaaaaatcaaacaaGAATAAGATATCGAAGAACAAATTAGAGCAGCTTTCCAAATCTGGTCAAAAACTTACCAAACAACAACTTCTGTTGTTACGAGCTCAAAAGAACGCTGACATTAAGttagaagatgaacaaTTGCTTACAGACAAACAAGATCAACAGCACCAACAGCAgaagcaacaacaacaaaatggTATACATGTCTATGTTAAATTACCTTCTTCGAAAGTACCTGACCTTGTCCTCGAAGACGTGGACAATTTGCTATCtgataaagaaaacaatgCAAGAAAATTTGTTCGAGAAAGGATGGAAAAGAGGAGACAGGAAGACgctaataattttttcaacttAACAGATGATCCGTACAATCCCATTTTCGATATCTCATTGCCTGGAGAAATTTCTCCATCGAGTGAACCATTTTCTtctatatcatcatctagGTTTGAAATTACTAGATCATATTATACCCCTCATTTGGCTGACTATTTGAGTGGAACTGCAAAAGATATCAAGTTATTTGGAAAAGAAGGCGAGAAAATAACTCAGAATGCtaataatttgaagaaaactGAACTTTATGATCCATTTAGACCTAAAAAGGAAATCAATTCACAAGAATACCCCGTCAAATTTAGAAGTCGTATCGGTCGCTTGGGAATCCAATATATAGACCGGAAACCCAATATTAAGCTAGATGACATAGATAATATGATGGATGAAGTTTTTGACTTCCAATCGATTAgcaaacaagaaaatgataagaGGAGCGATGGTGAAGCTATCAATGTTTATGACTCTAAATTAGATGAACTAGTAAGAACATATGACAAATGGCATTATGATTCCCTGAGTAATGATTATGGCCTCAAATTTTCAGATGAACCATCTCGATTGAATCAGATTCCAAATGAAACACAAGCCATTCGCTTTGGGACGATGTTAGGTAGTAAAGCATATGAACAACTAAGAGAAGCAACTTTTAGATGTCGACGTGAATATATCCAAAAAATGAGACAACAAAAGCTAAACAATCAAAACCAGATCAAATCACAACAAATACCGAATGGAACGGCTCCATTACCACCATTAGGCACACCTTCTGTCCAACCGTCCCAATTAAGTTCAAAATCCAATACTCCAAACCCTTCTAGTAATTCAACTTCTGTGATCTACAGGAACTGA
- the BUD27 gene encoding prefoldin-like protein (similar to Saccharomyces cerevisiae BUD27 (YFL023W); ancestral locus Anc_8.48) produces the protein MDNNVDPLLKSLNHTLESLQSKYDFLAQQRDHYLQIRERLFEVSERPTVSDEEKQNGVIFGDVIISDNKVFLNIGYEYYIEKSRDEVIEFISDKLRLMEEAMTTFHAKIDEANGTLQNLTTLKKFDEQTIGDEEDEDELLPSMEVREELDEEGNVITASVRPATNKNSIKDLESKLMKVVNGNANDDDYKQIHDNKEDSDEENDFVKNLKGKLSVSDKPSISEPPKMTEKYNRIDADSVYTFADLVEQLDEQDEFSDGSIHENDIKYDFESYDTANGAYSTDEDEDEDDLDISLVPGAMAQSSFMKQIMELRNSRAVSSDKEDLKEEYTQIIASDNDIVATKSVKENTEQNHKADTHKKSILKSTCKEDELSKSKRNVGFAPELNVIEVENFKEETRKQTHNFPRPQFTAFDNEEIDDDDDDDDNPADFDADLFAQLIGAQPPDEIHDKYKEIVKKEQKIEQDEIIVQEKRKRRVSRFKMDRSSTDVKTSQDVPSQDSCAKNKLNEPEPLVGDIIDKDDENEDDDEEIVVNEDIVENDLEGNDEVVKDYIIEKVIEDEIIENNNEAMLDVVAKDGDKNDLKAATQTKKGNSFFSKKMNSLRKPISSLKNSANSKIKMEELLASINDDEDNINDKEVTDDEQHVCNHSHEGNKKVTSKINEISRTDLKTIDKNESSFPKDIVDAIRKREEELEKNGKIANIDYMTLGENIDDMTKAYSLGLYDDDLEDDPGAILEKVEDFTEYNKHVEELKDEIKEFQLSNPIVEKNVNGNKEDRLAEKEVDESAMMVDVIEHDIPDDYSSDGDDSDADFGLQQEKLHESISIEYQRLKEQLLSKMESEGKVNIRWNEPQELEPIDEFGNLVKTSKFKSQRSLFN, from the coding sequence ATGGATAATAACGTCGATCCTTTACTTAAATCACTTAATCATACACTCGAAAGTTTACAGAGTAAATATGATTTCTTAGCACAACAAAGGGATCACTATCTTCAAATACGAGAACGTTTATTTGAAGTCAGTGAAAGACCCACCGTCTCCGATGAAGAAAAGCAAAATGGAGTAATTTTCGGTGATGTAATTATATCAGATAATAAAGTCTTTTTAAATATTGGttatgaatattatatcgAGAAAAGCCGTGATGaagttattgaatttatttcaGATAAACTACGCTTAATGGAAGAGGCCATGACAACGTTCCATGCTAAAATTGACGAAGCTAACGGTACTTTACAAAACTTAACtactttgaaaaagttTGATGAACAAACTATtggtgatgaagaagatgaagatgaactGCTTCCTTCAATGGAAGTTCGagaagaattagatgaGGAAGGAAATGTAATAACAGCATCGGTAAGACCAGCtacaaacaaaaatagTATAAAAGATTTGGAATCTAAGTTAATGAAAGTTGTTAATGGAAATgctaatgatgatgattacaaacaaatacatgataataaagaagatagtgatgaagaaaatgactttgtaaagaatttaaaagGAAAACTTTCAGTGAGTGACAAACCAAGCATATCAGAACCACCTAAGATGACTGAGAAATACAATAGAATTGATGCTGATAGTGTGTATACGTTTGCTGATCTGGTAGAACAATTAGATGAACAAGATGAATTTTCTGATGGATCTATacatgaaaatgatatcaaATACGATTTTGAGTCATATGACACAGCGAATGGAGCCTACAGCACGgatgaagacgaagatgaggatgatTTAGATATATCACTAGTACCAGGAGCTATGGCTCAATCGTCGTTCATGAAACAAATTATGGAATTACGTAACTCGAGAGCCGTATCTAGTGATAAAGAAGACCTTAAGGAAGAATATACACAAATCATAGCGAGTGATAACGATATTGTTGCTACCAAATCTGTTAAAGAAAACACCGAACAGAACCATAAAGCCGATACCCATAAGAAGTCGATTCTTAAATCAACATGTAAAGAAGATGAGCTTTCTAAATCGAAAAGGAATGTTGGATTCGCACCTGAATTAAATGTCATCGAAgtggaaaatttcaaagagGAAACAAGGAAGCAAACTCATAATTTCCCTCGTCCACAATTTACCGCctttgataatgaagagattgatgatgacgatgatgatgatgacaatCCTGCTGACTTTGATGCTGATTTATTTGCACAATTGATAGGTGCTCAACCCCCGGATGAAATACATGATAAATACAAAGAAATAGTCAAAAAGGAACAAAAAATTGAGCAAGACGAAATTATAGTGcaagagaaaagaaagagaagagTTTCTAGGTTTAAAATGGACAGATCCAGTACAGACGTGAAAACTTCACAAGATGTACCATCTCAAGATTCCTGCgctaaaaataaattaaatgagCCTGAACCACTTGTTGGTGACATTATAGATAAAGAcgatgaaaatgaagatgacgatgaagaGATAGTTGtgaatgaagatattgttgaaaatgatCTAGAAGGAAATGATGAAGTAGTCAAAGACTACATTATCGAGAAGGTGATAGAAGAcgaaataatagaaaataaCAATGAGGCAATGCTGGATGTTGTGGCGAAAGATGGAGATAAAAATGATCTAAAAGCAGCAACgcaaacaaaaaaaggaaatagtttcttttcaaaaaagatgaattcATTACGTAAACCtatatcatcattgaaGAACTCAGCTAATTCCAAGATCAAAATGGAAGAATTATTAGCAAGCATAAACGATGATGAGGACaatataaatgataaagaagTGACTGATGACGAACAACACGTATGTAATCATTCACATGAAGGTAACAAGAAAGTAACTAGcaaaattaatgaaatatcGAGAACAGATCTGAAGACCATAGACAAAAATGAATCTTCTTTCCCCAAAGATATAGTGGATGCGATCCGTAAAAGAGAAGAGGAgttagaaaaaaatgggaaGATAGCGAACATTGATTATATGACATTGGGTGAAAATATTGACGACATGACTAAAGCATATTCATTAGGCttatatgatgatgatctCGAAGATGACCCTGGAGCTATTTTAGAGAAAGTTGAAGATTTTACAGAGTATAATAAGCAtgttgaagaattgaaagacGAAATCAAAGAGTTTCAATTATCGAATCCGATAGTTGAGAAGAATGTCAACGGCAATAAGGAGGATAGATTAGCTGAAAAAGAAGTTGATGAAAGTGCTATGATGGTTGACGTTATTGAACATGATATTCCTGATGACTATAGCTCAGATGGAGATGATTCTGACGCAGATTTTGGCCtacaacaagaaaagtTACATGAATCTATAAGTATAGAATATCAGCGATTAAAAGAACAActactttcaaaaatggaaTCTGAAGGTAAAGTGAATATTCGTTGGAATGAACCACAAGAATTGGAACCAATAGATGAATTCGGAAACTTGGTGAAAACAAGTAAGTTCAAATCGCAACGGTCCCTGTTTAACTAA
- the NDAI0G03220 gene encoding uncharacterized protein (ancestral locus Anc_8.49): MKAKEEDVHKMQIQQLNSINIWETDFSTVPTWQDAPNVEYFFNPKSPNSNIFIEENQDYHNDFLQDSLENKRNFILENHVTEEILSPLEFPIKLSNVETSTEDFNDSDAEEFPENELLNGLSAAKERIEQMIFNIDSQVLNKGAYTHIQREVFDPSILCLLECIESFNRGTSLPSVEDTTRRPLNDNDVLPDEDPCANLPNYGVILIKSPSSASQLWDEYVKIPSELAVNDVVACILNLKKEIAVNSNDSTMLNLELIMKRKSSIKMLEERLGSSWRNKDKNFSRQINRRKKIWKSIEEGLRDGVPLHDCFDILDRYVQKSHKGLSLYYNGVPFRIKDLQNEFLF, encoded by the coding sequence ATGAAAgctaaagaagaagacgtTCATAAAATGCAAATTCAACAGcttaattcaataaatatttggGAAACTGATTTCTCAACTGTTCCAACTTGGCAAGATGCCCCTAATGTTGAATACTTTTTTAACCCAAAATCTCCTAACAGCAAcatatttattgaagagAATCAGGATTATCACAATGATTTCCTTCAGGATTCCCTTGAgaataaaagaaatttcatACTAGAAAACCATGTAACAGAAGAGATACTATCTCCTTTAGAATTTCCAATTAAGCTTTCTAATGTAGAAACATCAACTGAAGATTTTAACGACAGTGATGCTGAAGAATTTCCAGAGAATGAGTTATTAAATGGGTTATCAGCAGCTAAGGAAAGAATTGAACAAATGatctttaatattgatTCGCAAGTGTTGAATAAGGGAGCATATACTCATATCCAAAGGGAAGTTTTTGATCCATCGATTTTGTGCCTATTAGAATGTATTGAATCGTTCAATCGTGGAACAAGTCTTCCCTCGGTGGAAGATACAACGCGACGCCCTTTGAATGATAATGACGTTTTACCAGATGAAGATCCATGCGCCAATTTACCTAATTATGGAGTGATTTTAATCAAATCACCTTCGTCTGCGTCGCAATTATGGGACGAATATGTTAAAATACCCAGTGAACTTGCAGTAAATGATGTTGTGGCATGTATTCTcaatttgaagaaagaaatagcTGTGAATTCCAATGATTCAACAATGttgaatttggaattaATTATGAAAAGGAAGAGTTCAATAAAGATGCTAGAGGAACGTTTGGGATCATCATGGAGGAATAAAGACAAAAATTTCTCGAGGCAGATAAACcgaagaaagaaaatttggaaatcaattgaagaaggcCTAAGAGACGGAGTTCCATTACATGACTGTTTTGATATTCTAGATAGGTATGTTCAAAAGAGTCATAAAGGATTGAGCTTATATTACAACGGAGTACCTTTCAGAATCAAGGATCTTCAGaatgaatttcttttctag
- the FRS2 gene encoding phenylalanine--tRNA ligase subunit alpha (similar to Saccharomyces cerevisiae FRS2 (YFL022C); ancestral locus Anc_8.52), giving the protein MSDFQLQILKKLAELNEIKSTAQVFPEKNSQEVLAALSSLNAHSKLNYVKSENIAYDLSNEGKDIIANGSHEMKLLSLVKELGKLQIKDVMSKMGADGKVGQARAFKSGWIVKNKENELEVSDKFKSQPLDTIEDETKILLQKIVDGETLDTKTINDLKKRKLITPRKLTDYSVTKGPDFSLELAKLETDITSEMVATGSYKDLKFKAYNFNSQGVNVSSGALHPLNKVREEFRQIFFSMGFTEMPSNQYVETGFWNFDALYVPQQHPARDLQDTFYIKDPLTADLPEDKTYISNIKAVHENGKFDSIGYRYNWKEEECQKLVLRTHTTAISARMLHDLAKDPKPTRLFSIDRVFRNEAVDATHLAEFHQVEGVLADYNITLGDLIKFMEEFFAKMGVTGLRFKPTYNPYTEPSMEIFSWHEGLGKWVEIGNSGMFRPEMLESMGLPKDLRVLGWGLSLERPTMIKYKVQNIRELLGHKVSLDFIETNPAARLDEDLYE; this is encoded by the coding sequence atgtCAGACTTCCAATTacaaatattgaagaaattggctgaattgaatgaaattaaatccACAGCACAGGTCTTCCCAGAAAAGAATTCTCAAGAAGTTCTAGCTGCTTTAAGTTCATTGAATGCTCATTCTAAATTAAACTACGTCAAGTCCGAAAACATCGCCTATGATTTATCCAATGAAGGTAAAGACATTATAGCTAATGGATCCCATGAAATGAAACTATTGAGTCTAGTTAAGGAATTGGGTAAACTGCAAATTAAAGATGTCATGTCTAAGATGGGTGCCGACGGTAAAGTTGGTCAAGCTCGTGCTTTCAAGAGCGGTTGGATCGTTaagaacaaagaaaatgaattagaagTTAGTGATAAGTTCAAATCCCAACCCCTCGATaccattgaagatgaaactAAGATTCTATTACAAAAAATCGTCGATGGTGAAACATTAGATACCAAAACTataaatgatttgaaaaagagaaaattgATTACACCAAGAAAATTAACAGATTATTCGGTCACCAAAGGTCCTGATTTCTCTCTAGAACTTGCCAAATTGGAAACTGATATAACTTCCGAAATGGTCGCCACTGGTTCTTAcaaagatttgaaattcaaagcttataatttcaattctcAAGGTGTAAATGTTTCATCTGGTGCATTACATCCATTAAACAAAGTTAGAGAAGAATTCAGacaaattttcttctctatGGGGTTCACTGAAATGCCATCAAACCAATACGTTGAAACTGGGTTCTGGAATTTCGATGCATTATACGTCCCACAACAGCATCCAGCTCGTGATTTACAAGATACTTTCTACATCAAGGATCCATTAACTGCTGATTTACCTGAAGATAAAACTTACATTTCCAATATTAAAGCCGTTCATGAAAATGGTAAATTCGATTCAATCGGTTACCGTTACAAttggaaagaagaagaatgtCAGAAATTAGTCTTAAGAACACATACTACAGCCATTTCAGCAAGAATGTTACATGATTTAGCCAAGGATCCCAAACCAACAAGATTATTCTCTATCGATAGAGTTTTCCGTAATGAAGCTGTGGACGCTACACATTTGGCTGAATTCCATCAAGTTGAAGGTGTCTTGGCAGATTATAATATCACTCTAGGTGATTTGATTAAATTCATGGAAGAATTTTTCGCTAAGATGGGTGTCACTGGGTTAAGATTCAAACCAACTTATAATCCATACACGGAACCTTCCATGGAAATCTTCTCATGGCATGAAGGTCTTGGTAAATGGGTTGAAATTGGTAATTCCGGTATGTTTAGACCTGAAATGTTGGAATCCATGGGTTTACCAAAAGATTTAAGAGTCTTAGGTTGGGGTCTATCATTGGAAAGACCAACTATGATCAAATATAAGgttcaaaatattagagAATTGTTAGGTCATAAGGTTTCTCTAGATTTCATCGAAACCAACCCAGCTGCAAGATTAGATGAAGATTTGTATGAATAG